The following are encoded in a window of Longibacter salinarum genomic DNA:
- a CDS encoding PH domain-containing protein gives MSSPPSNGPNPSSSDAADPPDHLSSDTERDPQTSSRDAIDDRPDESASASIEEANDAGDADDSDGREPATLGALQEPQRLHPLTLLQRFLASLPALVLLLLPVLMNPSSENVFYLFMTAAFGLIALPSILLQYYRFSYRLTEKQIIIQSGVFNRQHRSIPIERVQNVQIEQNLLARIADIAKVKIETAGSSGTEGVLEYVSLKEAHRIRHAIRSFQRETVGETAPMVTPDIDTEDGAGEVAAEEISDEAEILFQMPLQRVLLSGMFRFSLIYIAVVFSVFQFFEPDTLLNYVLASRSQFQAIVDAVYASPFFAAVMTVMFAALFGWLTGIAINLNRYYGFHLWLEGDKLRKRHGLFTVTEGTIPLKKVQALILHTNPLMEAFGWFALEAQTIGLNVDEQGHRVIVPFAQLDQVRQIGKRVRDFDLQEPFERVSPLTIRRSFVRYLVGLSVIVVPAAYFWPPDWLAPMGVALPYWAYALTPLLLLWAYLQYTHHGYAVDDEALYVRRGVIGRYIWILPTEKHHVFYTRASVFQRRLGLKSFFVDTAGAASFAYPEVIDVPENTADKALDQLDDQFHTLYENRIRAATGSADTRLSADERPQLPDDAHSTWADE, from the coding sequence ATGTCTTCGCCCCCTTCGAACGGTCCGAATCCGTCCTCCTCGGACGCTGCCGACCCACCTGACCATCTGTCGTCGGATACAGAGCGCGATCCTCAAACGTCCAGCAGGGACGCCATCGACGACCGCCCCGACGAATCGGCGTCTGCATCGATTGAGGAAGCCAACGATGCGGGCGATGCAGACGACTCGGATGGTAGGGAGCCCGCCACCCTCGGCGCGCTGCAGGAACCTCAGCGCCTGCATCCTCTCACGCTTCTGCAACGGTTCCTGGCCAGTCTCCCGGCCCTCGTGCTGCTTCTGCTCCCCGTGCTGATGAACCCCAGCTCGGAGAACGTCTTTTATCTATTCATGACGGCGGCCTTTGGACTTATCGCGCTACCGTCGATTCTCCTGCAATACTACCGGTTTAGCTACCGGCTGACCGAGAAGCAAATCATCATTCAAAGCGGGGTCTTCAACCGGCAACATCGAAGCATCCCGATCGAACGCGTTCAAAATGTGCAAATCGAGCAGAACCTCCTCGCTCGAATTGCGGATATCGCGAAAGTGAAGATCGAAACCGCCGGCAGTTCGGGTACGGAAGGCGTACTTGAGTATGTGAGCCTCAAGGAGGCCCACCGCATCCGACACGCGATCCGCTCCTTTCAGCGGGAAACCGTCGGGGAAACGGCGCCGATGGTGACGCCCGACATCGATACAGAGGACGGAGCGGGCGAAGTTGCCGCCGAAGAGATAAGCGATGAAGCAGAGATCCTGTTTCAGATGCCGCTGCAACGCGTTTTGCTTAGCGGAATGTTTCGGTTCTCGCTGATCTACATCGCGGTTGTCTTCTCCGTCTTTCAGTTCTTCGAGCCAGATACGCTTCTCAATTACGTTCTGGCGTCGCGATCCCAATTTCAGGCGATCGTTGATGCCGTGTACGCATCCCCGTTTTTTGCAGCGGTTATGACCGTGATGTTCGCCGCTCTGTTTGGCTGGCTGACGGGTATTGCAATTAACCTCAATCGGTACTACGGCTTTCATCTGTGGCTCGAGGGAGACAAACTCCGCAAGCGGCATGGCCTCTTTACCGTGACCGAGGGCACGATTCCACTCAAGAAGGTGCAGGCACTCATTCTGCACACCAACCCGCTGATGGAAGCGTTCGGGTGGTTTGCCCTCGAAGCGCAAACCATCGGACTCAACGTCGACGAGCAGGGACATCGCGTGATCGTCCCGTTCGCTCAACTCGACCAGGTGCGCCAGATCGGCAAACGAGTTCGCGATTTCGACCTGCAGGAACCGTTCGAGCGCGTGTCCCCACTCACGATTCGCCGGTCGTTCGTTCGTTATCTCGTAGGACTCAGCGTGATCGTGGTGCCGGCTGCTTACTTTTGGCCGCCCGACTGGCTGGCGCCAATGGGCGTGGCGCTACCCTACTGGGCGTATGCACTCACTCCGCTTCTTCTGCTCTGGGCCTACCTCCAGTACACCCATCATGGATACGCCGTCGATGACGAGGCTCTGTATGTTCGCCGCGGGGTCATTGGCCGCTACATCTGGATCCTCCCGACGGAAAAGCATCACGTCTTCTATACCCGAGCATCGGTCTTTCAACGACGACTGGGCTTGAAGTCCTTTTTCGTGGACACGGCCGGAGCCGCTAGCTTTGCGTATCCGGAGGTCATCGACGTTCCCGAGAATACGGCCGATAAGGCACTCGACCAATTAGATGACCAGTTCCACACCCTCTACGAAAACCGTATCCGCGCCGCAACGGGCTCCGCAGATACGCGGCTTTCTGCCGACGAGAGGCCCCAACTTCCCGACGACGCGCATAGCACCTGGGCCGACGAGTAG
- a CDS encoding GvpL/GvpF family gas vesicle protein, with protein sequence MTDVATKAPQLLLYAMFDPERTDAGTLRDVFDMSGVQDQPIRSIPGKDLSVLASPVEDSSVISSPSMGEVLAFKRVVDTAFQGGPLIPLRFGTLVRSNGQAEIVLQEKGHLYADLLGRLDGQAEMGICLSLKSEGNGENDRIPSYRGDRPGTAYLLARQQSLVRERQRAEALVAPFREALGSLATSVSTSPRHDAEESVSIAFLVPRKNVDRFREIAGEVSVPAARSVEVVGPWAPYSFV encoded by the coding sequence ATGACCGACGTCGCCACAAAAGCGCCGCAACTCTTGCTCTACGCGATGTTTGATCCGGAGCGGACCGATGCAGGAACCTTGCGAGATGTATTCGACATGTCCGGCGTGCAGGATCAGCCGATTCGATCCATTCCCGGAAAAGACCTGTCGGTTCTCGCGTCACCGGTAGAGGATTCCTCCGTGATCTCGTCGCCATCCATGGGGGAGGTCTTGGCCTTCAAGCGTGTCGTAGATACGGCATTTCAGGGTGGGCCGCTAATCCCACTTCGTTTCGGCACCCTCGTCCGTTCCAACGGTCAGGCTGAGATCGTATTGCAGGAAAAAGGACATCTATATGCCGATCTTTTGGGTCGGCTTGACGGGCAGGCTGAAATGGGCATATGTCTCTCGCTCAAGTCTGAGGGGAACGGTGAAAACGACCGCATTCCATCGTATCGCGGTGATCGTCCGGGGACGGCGTACCTGCTCGCCCGACAGCAGAGCCTCGTGCGTGAACGACAGCGGGCCGAGGCCCTTGTCGCCCCGTTCCGGGAAGCGCTGGGATCGTTAGCCACATCGGTCTCAACGTCTCCTCGCCACGATGCGGAAGAATCGGTTTCGATTGCCTTTCTCGTACCCCGGAAGAACGTCGATCGGTTTCGCGAAATTGCCGGCGAGGTGTCGGTGCCAGCCGCCCGTTCGGTTGAGGTCGTCGGGCCCTGGGCGCCCTATTCGTTCGTGTGA
- a CDS encoding site-2 protease family protein, giving the protein MKTSLRIGSVFGIGIFLHWSFLLLVVGIVVFFIVQSGPTASAATSIGVILGVFACVVLHELGHALAARSFDVPTRSITLYPIGGLARLERIPSDPMKEFWIAVAGPAVNVVIAVVLGALVFATGRPLSPSVLAEPMQDPITTLAWLNVGLAVFNLLPAFPMDGGRVLRALLALNTDYAQATQTAANIGQGMAILFGLLGVLTFNPVLLFIALFVYAGAQRESQQAMFRSFTHGATVRNAMMTRFTTLSIDATLDDAVDALLAGSDHDFPIVEAGDDGRPRLVGILPRQALIRALSTHDAADTVDSIAEEPCFTVSDDQMLDTVFTKMSQEQCSTVPVLNNGDLVGLLTLENVGELVMVASAMEQREAADVRKKMAPQPQAARE; this is encoded by the coding sequence ATGAAAACGTCCCTGAGGATCGGCTCCGTCTTCGGCATTGGAATTTTCCTCCACTGGTCATTTCTGTTACTGGTGGTGGGCATCGTCGTCTTCTTTATCGTGCAGAGCGGGCCGACCGCATCTGCCGCGACTAGCATCGGTGTCATCCTCGGTGTCTTCGCGTGCGTCGTGCTTCACGAATTGGGTCATGCGCTTGCAGCACGGTCGTTCGATGTGCCCACGCGGAGCATCACGCTTTACCCGATTGGGGGACTGGCACGGCTCGAACGAATTCCTTCGGATCCGATGAAGGAGTTTTGGATTGCGGTGGCTGGGCCGGCGGTCAATGTCGTGATCGCCGTGGTGCTCGGCGCCCTGGTGTTTGCCACGGGACGCCCGCTATCGCCGTCCGTGCTGGCTGAGCCAATGCAAGATCCAATTACGACGCTCGCGTGGCTGAACGTCGGACTGGCGGTCTTTAACCTGTTGCCGGCATTCCCCATGGACGGCGGACGGGTACTGCGGGCCCTGTTGGCTCTGAACACCGACTACGCGCAGGCGACACAGACGGCTGCCAATATCGGGCAGGGCATGGCCATACTCTTTGGTCTTCTCGGTGTCCTCACGTTCAATCCGGTCCTTCTCTTTATCGCTTTGTTTGTGTACGCCGGTGCACAGCGCGAGTCGCAGCAGGCGATGTTTCGCTCGTTCACGCACGGCGCGACCGTTCGGAACGCGATGATGACGCGGTTCACCACTCTCTCCATTGATGCGACGCTGGATGATGCGGTAGATGCACTCCTTGCGGGCAGCGACCATGACTTCCCCATCGTCGAGGCGGGCGACGATGGGCGACCACGGTTGGTCGGCATCCTGCCCCGCCAGGCCCTCATCCGCGCACTGTCAACACACGATGCTGCCGACACGGTTGATTCGATTGCCGAAGAGCCGTGCTTTACGGTCAGTGACGACCAGATGCTCGATACGGTCTTCACCAAGATGAGTCAAGAGCAGTGTTCGACAGTTCCCGTCTTGAATAACGGCGACCTGGTCGGGCTGTTGACGCTCGAGAATGTGGGCGAGTTGGTGATGGTTGCCTCGGCTATGGAACAGCGAGAGGCGGCGGATGTGCGGAAAAAAATGGCACCGCAGCCGCAGGCCGCACGCGAATAA
- a CDS encoding PH domain-containing protein, with amino-acid sequence METDSPPPETTSSDNLRSLEPSMRTVWAIKRGVFVAFVSFAVFFYDLAHLFGTSALPFGTLTGIVVVLGTAYALFWPRLLYRSWGFSIRSEEIYIEHGVLNHVRTVVPLRRIQHLDVSQDLLEREFSLGRLVVHTAGSRSSDVVIPGLNLKEAERIRDRVKQFILEDPLMEDPV; translated from the coding sequence ATGGAGACTGACTCGCCGCCCCCTGAGACAACATCTTCCGACAACCTTCGGTCGCTCGAACCCTCGATGCGAACGGTCTGGGCGATCAAGCGAGGTGTTTTTGTTGCCTTCGTATCCTTTGCGGTTTTCTTCTACGATCTCGCGCATCTCTTCGGCACGAGCGCTCTTCCATTCGGAACGCTCACGGGCATTGTCGTCGTCCTCGGCACGGCGTATGCCCTTTTCTGGCCGCGCCTGCTGTATCGATCCTGGGGGTTCTCAATTCGGTCGGAAGAGATTTACATCGAACATGGCGTGCTGAACCATGTGCGGACCGTCGTTCCGCTCCGTCGTATCCAGCACCTCGACGTGTCGCAGGATCTTCTGGAGCGTGAGTTTTCGCTTGGGCGTCTCGTTGTCCACACAGCAGGGTCGCGATCGAGCGACGTCGTCATCCCGGGGTTGAACCTAAAGGAGGCCGAACGCATCCGGGATCGCGTGAAGCAGTTCATTCTGGAAGACCCACTTATGGAAGATCCGGTCTAG
- the malQ gene encoding 4-alpha-glucanotransferase, with protein sequence MDSRRVSGILLHVTSLPGPYGIGDLGTSAHRFVDRLAETNQRIWQILPLGPVGHGASPYSALSTFANNPLLISPEPLLRDGILAEADVAPLAELPRDHVDFERLLPRKRRLLETAYQRFRQQQGDTDAFRTFREENAIWLDDFALFMALKDTHDGAPWHQWEKGLVHRDADALSLARERQQEAIRMHAYWQFLFDRQWSALHDHCKQQDIRIFGDIPIYVAHDSADTWANQDLFYLDDDGQPTSVAGVPPDYFSPEGQRWGNPLYRWDRMQENGFKWWIARVQQILQNVDLVRIDHFRGFEAYWEIPAEEQTAINGTWVDGPGSDIFDALKRAIGDLPVVAEDLGVITDDVRALRDEFEFPGMAIIQFAFGGEPDHSYLPHNYPRNVVAYTGTHDNNTLRGWWNGDMPENERDFARRYLATGGEDLVDRSLRALLSSPADRVVTPLQDVLELGADARMNTPGDVGENWRWRCTEDQLKDPRLDKLAELCWLYGRTETEESDA encoded by the coding sequence GTGGACTCGCGACGCGTCAGCGGAATCCTCTTGCACGTCACTTCCCTTCCCGGCCCATACGGTATCGGCGACCTCGGCACATCCGCCCACCGATTCGTCGACCGACTCGCAGAAACGAATCAGCGAATCTGGCAGATCCTGCCGCTTGGCCCCGTGGGTCACGGTGCCTCTCCGTACTCTGCCCTCTCCACGTTCGCGAATAATCCCCTCCTGATTAGCCCCGAGCCGCTCCTGCGTGACGGAATTCTTGCAGAGGCGGACGTGGCTCCTCTCGCCGAACTCCCCCGGGACCACGTCGACTTCGAACGACTGCTTCCACGAAAGCGGCGCCTCCTGGAAACCGCCTATCAACGATTTCGGCAACAGCAGGGAGATACCGACGCATTTCGAACGTTTCGGGAGGAGAACGCAATCTGGCTGGATGACTTCGCGCTGTTCATGGCGCTCAAAGACACACACGACGGCGCGCCGTGGCACCAATGGGAGAAGGGCCTCGTCCACCGGGACGCCGACGCCCTGTCGCTCGCACGGGAACGGCAACAAGAAGCGATCCGCATGCACGCCTACTGGCAGTTTCTCTTCGACCGCCAGTGGTCGGCATTGCACGACCATTGCAAGCAGCAAGATATTCGCATCTTCGGCGACATTCCGATTTACGTTGCTCACGATAGTGCTGACACGTGGGCAAACCAGGACCTCTTCTACCTTGACGATGACGGTCAGCCGACCTCCGTCGCAGGGGTCCCGCCGGACTACTTTTCTCCCGAGGGACAGCGCTGGGGAAATCCGCTGTATCGCTGGGACCGCATGCAAGAGAACGGATTCAAGTGGTGGATCGCTCGCGTCCAGCAGATCTTGCAAAACGTAGATCTCGTGCGTATCGACCACTTCCGCGGCTTTGAGGCCTACTGGGAAATTCCAGCCGAAGAGCAAACGGCGATCAACGGGACGTGGGTCGACGGTCCAGGCTCTGACATTTTTGACGCGCTCAAACGTGCCATCGGGGACCTTCCCGTTGTTGCGGAAGATCTTGGCGTCATCACTGATGACGTCCGAGCGTTGCGCGACGAATTCGAATTTCCGGGCATGGCGATCATCCAGTTTGCTTTTGGAGGGGAGCCAGACCACAGCTATCTGCCCCACAACTACCCCCGAAACGTCGTCGCCTACACGGGTACGCACGACAACAACACGCTCCGCGGATGGTGGAACGGAGACATGCCGGAAAACGAGCGAGATTTTGCCCGCCGCTATCTCGCGACCGGAGGTGAAGACCTGGTCGATCGGTCGCTCCGCGCCCTTCTCAGCTCACCGGCCGACCGCGTCGTCACACCACTCCAGGACGTGCTGGAACTCGGTGCGGACGCTCGTATGAACACTCCTGGCGACGTGGGTGAAAACTGGCGCTGGCGCTGCACCGAGGATCAACTCAAGGACCCCCGCCTCGACAAGCTGGCCGAGCTCTGCTGGCTCTACGGACGAACCGAAACGGAGGAATCGGACGCATAG
- a CDS encoding TerC family protein, producing the protein MSFEWLSSPEAWIALGTLTVLEIILGIDNIVFISILSNKLPKEKRPLARRLGLGLALFGRIALLLSISWIMTLTQPLFEVFAEAISGRDLILLAGGVFLITKATHEIHGKLEGDDESDAAVHAASFASVIAQIFLLDLVFSLDSVITAVGMAERVEVMIIAVTIAVLIMLVSASAISRFIGEHPTVKMLALSFLLLIGVTLVAEGMNEHIPKGYIYSAMGFSLIVEMLNLRANGKKTKKPEPVHLHQPRLRKAVHRLLQEEGQT; encoded by the coding sequence ATGTCATTCGAATGGTTATCTTCGCCGGAGGCCTGGATCGCCCTCGGCACACTGACGGTGTTGGAAATCATCCTCGGGATCGACAACATCGTTTTCATTTCCATTCTGTCGAACAAGCTGCCCAAAGAGAAGCGTCCCCTGGCCCGGCGACTCGGGCTTGGCCTGGCCCTCTTCGGGCGCATTGCGCTGTTGCTATCCATTAGCTGGATCATGACGCTCACGCAGCCGCTCTTCGAGGTTTTCGCAGAGGCAATTAGCGGTCGAGACCTGATCCTGTTGGCCGGCGGCGTCTTCCTGATTACGAAGGCAACGCACGAAATCCACGGGAAGCTAGAAGGCGATGATGAAAGCGATGCGGCCGTACACGCCGCCTCGTTTGCAAGTGTGATCGCGCAGATCTTTCTGCTGGATCTTGTCTTTTCCCTGGATTCGGTGATCACGGCCGTGGGGATGGCGGAGCGCGTTGAGGTCATGATCATTGCCGTCACGATCGCCGTCCTCATTATGCTGGTCTCAGCATCTGCGATCTCGCGCTTCATTGGTGAGCATCCAACGGTGAAGATGCTTGCCCTCAGTTTTCTCCTTCTGATCGGTGTGACTCTCGTCGCGGAAGGAATGAATGAGCACATCCCGAAAGGCTATATTTACTCGGCCATGGGGTTCTCGCTTATTGTGGAGATGCTGAACCTGCGTGCCAATGGAAAGAAAACCAAAAAACCAGAACCGGTTCACCTTCACCAGCCGCGTCTGAGAAAAGCGGTGCATCGTCTCCTTCAAGAGGAGGGTCAGACGTGA
- the pyk gene encoding pyruvate kinase yields the protein MNRRTKIVCTLGPASSDSETIENLIEAGMNVARMNFSHGSHDDHAERIHTVREAAKRQGKTVTILQDLQGPKIRVGQMKDGSVMLDEGQTLVITPDPVEEGTAERVHIDYPTLAEDADIGGRILLDDGLLELKVTDIQGTDLITEVVEGGPLRSRKGVNLPNIRTSTPSLTEKDREDLKFGLSMDVDVVALSFVRERSDVEELLGLIEDAGNNVSIVAKIEKPEAVRNIEEILEVVDGIMVARGDLGIEMPMEEVPSTQKMLISRSMATARPVITATQMLESMVDNPRPTRAEASDVANAVLDGSDAVMLSAETAVGTDPVRVVQAMTKIIRRAERHWTDFRQTLSMTPGHLERTENVTESVSFTACRLAEQVNAAAICCLTNSGATARSIARHRPSMPIYAFTDNQRVVGQLGMLWGTQSFHIPFQQDTDQGIARVHSILRDQGLVEPGSHVVITAGMPLPARGRTNMVHVSRVQ from the coding sequence ATGAATCGTCGCACGAAGATCGTCTGCACGCTTGGCCCTGCCTCGTCCGACTCGGAAACCATAGAGAACCTCATTGAGGCGGGGATGAACGTAGCGCGGATGAACTTCAGCCACGGCAGTCACGATGACCATGCCGAGCGGATACACACCGTACGGGAGGCGGCTAAGCGACAGGGCAAGACGGTCACTATATTGCAGGACCTGCAGGGACCGAAAATCCGCGTCGGGCAGATGAAGGACGGGAGCGTAATGCTGGATGAGGGGCAGACGCTCGTGATTACGCCCGATCCGGTCGAGGAGGGGACTGCCGAGCGAGTTCACATCGACTATCCAACGCTCGCCGAAGATGCAGACATCGGCGGACGCATCCTTCTCGATGATGGCCTCCTGGAATTGAAGGTCACCGACATCCAGGGGACCGACCTCATCACAGAGGTGGTGGAGGGAGGACCGCTACGGTCGCGAAAGGGGGTCAACCTCCCGAATATTCGGACCTCGACCCCGTCACTCACGGAGAAGGACCGGGAGGACCTCAAGTTTGGGCTCTCGATGGATGTGGATGTCGTGGCCCTCTCATTCGTTCGGGAGCGCTCCGATGTTGAGGAACTGCTCGGCCTCATCGAGGATGCCGGGAATAACGTAAGCATTGTCGCCAAGATCGAGAAGCCGGAGGCCGTCCGGAATATCGAGGAGATCCTGGAGGTCGTCGACGGCATCATGGTGGCGCGGGGCGATCTGGGCATAGAAATGCCGATGGAGGAGGTGCCGAGCACGCAGAAGATGCTCATCAGCCGTAGCATGGCGACCGCGCGCCCGGTCATCACGGCGACCCAGATGCTAGAGAGCATGGTCGACAACCCGCGGCCGACCCGCGCAGAGGCAAGCGATGTGGCGAACGCGGTGCTCGACGGAAGCGACGCGGTGATGTTGTCAGCGGAAACGGCGGTCGGGACGGATCCCGTTCGCGTCGTTCAGGCGATGACCAAGATTATTCGCCGGGCGGAACGGCATTGGACCGACTTCCGGCAGACGCTGTCGATGACGCCGGGGCACCTGGAGCGCACCGAGAATGTGACGGAGAGCGTGAGCTTTACAGCCTGTCGGCTCGCTGAGCAGGTCAACGCAGCGGCGATCTGCTGCCTGACGAACTCGGGGGCAACTGCCCGCTCGATCGCACGACATCGCCCGAGCATGCCGATCTATGCTTTCACCGACAACCAGCGCGTGGTCGGGCAGCTCGGGATGCTGTGGGGTACCCAGTCGTTTCACATTCCCTTCCAGCAGGATACGGATCAAGGAATCGCTCGGGTGCACAGCATTCTTCGCGATCAGGGTCTCGTGGAGCCGGGAAGTCACGTCGTGATCACGGCGGGGATGCCCTTGCCAGCACGAGGCCGCACGAACATGGTGCATGTCAGCCGGGTGCAGTAG